The window ACTATTTCATATTAGTTTGTTTAAACacttttaaaatttgaaaaattaaaaaggaaaagaaactagAGCTGATAGCCTAATATTTCTGTGTCTCGTTGAAAGATAATTCACCCAGCTAAAAAACATTAGTTTGCCAAATCTTGTTAACGATAAAAACTTCGACGGAATGCACTTTGTAGAGGAGGGGATAAAAAGGATATAGTGTTAGAAGGCAAATATAACCCTTTGCCGATACTAACATCGTTAAATTAAACTACTGTCAATGCAGGGACTAAAATCACACATTTATGTTAATTGAAGGTAAAAATTTCTAAGTATGTAATATGTGGACTAAATCATAATTAAGTAACAAATACAGAAAACAAAAATACTATTTTCCTTACCAGATTAGTACCCCAACCATGACTTGCGCCATGTAAATAGCCAATATCCATACTACTGGTTGGCGGAGAATTTTGCATTTCCACTTGTGAAGAGAAAATAAAACATTGCTTTTTAAGATGGAAGatatattgaaaaaaaaaagaaaagtgctCACTTGAGTTGAATAAATTTCTCGTTTCAACATTAATGAATAGATACGTATTCCACAAAGTAGCGTACATTATTTTCTACAAAAAAATACAAACTCTTTATCTGTATAGCCGTGAATAGTAAATCAAACAGACTCGGTACGCATTGTTGTCATCTCACTTTTTGGACTTTTgttcttctccttctttgtttgTCTGAACTCTCCGTAAAAGTATGAAACGAAACcccaaagagaaagaaaaagagcaAGGCCCTTTTCACCTGAAAAATTTTCCCTAAAGAAAACTACAGCTAATACCTCAGTAACAGGAAGTAGAACTGCGATCATAACCCCAGACATCAAAGAAGAAGAGCAGTAAATGACTCCAATTACACCCACAAAGAAGCACTGCCAAATAATGGTAGTCCATACTATCACTGTATAGTATCTAGCTTCTCCGAGATTAAATTGTTTTGCCTCCCTTGATATTGcctgcaaatttcaatcaatatcTTAATCCTTGCTCTTTAATAAGATAGTGTATAGCTAAAACAAAATTAATACCGAGGAAGTATCTATGATACATCATCTTGTGATTTTAAACTTGCATAATATTGTGTAGTTATAAAAATCTTCTTATTAAGGGTAAAACGAGCAGCTTAAAGTTAAATACCTTCAAATGCAGAACTGTGTCATTTTATCTGAAAATGGACTAATAGTGTAAAAGATTCAAATTATTTACCCTTAAACCGTAAAGTTCTTTTTATAAGGTTatcaattaatatatatatatcataaaaTTTACGTGTAATTTTCTTGTAAATGACTTGATTGTGTAAAAAATAATTATGCATATAATTTAAACTTGCAAAAGAATAGTGTAAGATAAACTGCAACCGGAAGTAAGATGCTTGGGTAGTGATGAGTTTAAGGGGGAAACAATACCTGGAAGTCGTTATTGGCAATCATTCCAACAGTACAAAAAGCAGTAGCAGCAAAACACATGACCATTTGAATCTCCAATACTAATGTAGCTGTAATAGCTTGCTTTGCCttcaagtaaatcaactcaataCAAGGCAAAATGACTCCATATAAAGCTGCTGCGAGAAGTGTCATCATAAAACCAAGAATATAGGCTTTACTAGTCACACCCTCTGGCCTATCACCATTAGATCGAACACCTaataaaacaacaccaactgtcaGCAGAACCACTGCATTGATAGAGTAGGGTGTGAATTTCAGCTTCACTATGAAGAAAGCACCTACTGCCGTGAATGCAAGTTGAGCAGCAAGAAGAAGTGAAGAGGTTGATACGGGAAGTTTTGACCCGCCCCACGAATAGAGAAAATCATCAAGACCAGTGACAACACCAATGATGAATGATGCAATGAAAATTCGAGGTGTTATCAAGTAATACTTGGCATTAATGCCTTCGGTTTTTCGACGATAGAAGTATAGGATGGCAAGAGGTATAAGGGTGAATGGCCATCCAGCCGTTTGTAACCAACTGCTAAACCAAACTCTTGAACCTCCCTCGACATAATATAGACGCATCATTAGAGGACCACCGCATATACCCACAGCTAGTATTAAACAATTAATCAACAGGAGGATTCTCCTCATAGTGGTGCTTAATCCTTGATTTTCCATACTTTTTTGCAAGCGATTTGGATACTATGTTGGAGTAGTCTGCTGCTCAGGCTGAATGGACTTCTTCTTCTACTACTAAGGTATGGAATTTTGGATCTGTTGCGGTGCTGAGATCTGTACTCTGCTATTTATAAATGAGAAACATCTTAGTACATTCCCATGATTTGTTTCACGTCATGGAGTGGCCCCACTTTAAGAAGGCTTTCTTCTGATTTAATTAATTGCAGTACTAGAAATTTTCATATGATTCACAAGGGAAGGATAtaacaattaaaaaatattagAGCAAAGACCAAAAAAGCAATGATTGTGAGTAGATTTGTTGTTAAATTGCAACGTTGAATTTCTAGGAAAAACTATTAGCGGACCATGGACTGTGCCGTGTAAATAGCCTTGCCTATTCTACTGGTTAGCGTTGAATTTTGCACTTGCACTTGTGAAGACAAAAATATGGATTAAAATTAATAAGGATGGGACAAACGTGGGTTTAGCTAAGAGTTGAATAATTATCAGTGGGTAGGTAGAACCTTGCATTTCCACCTGTGAAGAGAAACATATGAATAGTCACCCATAAACTTAACGTGGGTTTTAGTTAACTTTATTCGAATTCAATAAATATGATTAGCCCCTCATATGCCAACAATAACAGTTTTTCTTATATGAAAGCGTGCCGAGAACCAGAAAGGATTCAGACCTCTCCAGTGATATGGGCACTTTTAAATCTGCAACACCTGTCCAATTTAAAATTCAATGTTTCAGTTGGCCACAAATAACTGTTAGACATGTTTACAACACGACAAAAAAAAAAGACAggaattaagaaaaagaaaatcaaaattgGACGGCTTCTCGATTTTTTTTAGTGTTGTTAGGACCGAAAAAAATCAGGTATTATGCGTAAGCTGGTAAAGCAAACCTTGAACGATGATAAATCATACCACAAAAGAAAAATCTACCAAAAGAGATGTAAACATTTAATGTGGTTCGGTCAGTTGACCTACGTCCATAACGGAGATGAGCAATCAACTataataaaagagagtacaaaatatcgagagaacaacctcacgaagaggcaaacacaagtgacacactaaAACTTGTCCCGTAAAGTTCTCCCCCTAAATACAACTCTCAAACCCCATATGGCTACATTTGTGGATGCTAATGAATGAGaaggaaggatcctcaatttatagaggtCTAAAACATTTTCCTACAAGAAAAGGACTAGCTAAATATGGAAgatttataattttcttctacAAGAAGAAAAATCCAATTATGATAAATATGTTGCCCTTTCTTTTGAGAGATAGGGAAACCAAATATAGTAAGAAAATAAGGACAAACACCTAACAATGTGCTTAAGAACACCCGACTGTCAAGATTGAGCTGATCATCAATATTGTAACTTTGAAAATATTAGCTATTGATCACGTCCAACtttagtcctaaaaaggataagtggTCACTGCAAATATATTCCGATCTAAGAGTTCGGAGTCAAATTctacagagaactaaggtttaacTACAACTGTTCACTATCAACATGAAGACAAACTCGAGCAATTTCTAAAGTTATAAATATAAAGGctcttatgtctaactaattaattaatttaaaccaGAGATACTAAGGGTTGAAGACAAGATTAAGgggcctagagttatgatttcaccaattgtcggaatccttccagctacgtctcctataattttgcctaagtattctTTACTGATCTTGATCACTTCAtgtatcgtaattctctctcgagcaactacaacaatttactagacatattctcttgAACTACACTAGCTACCTGGCACTATCTTACCGCTCACTATGACCACATCAAGGCTTTGTTATTCATAAACCCACCGTATTaatttctcacatacgttaggagtgacgttgttcaacaaccacctaaatatgtactctttCCCAaataatacataataaataggcacaatcaattgatggccattcaatcaacaacaataaatacgtagttgaacaagtagagaaattcaaaggctcaattatataaaaacataacaagaatttatcctacaaaatgTTCCATCAGAACCCTAGATAAGAGATTAGCTATTAATAATAGTATgtaaaactacaatactaaaatTCATGACTAATAATGGAAATtgaaagaagaaaggaaaaacttGTTGTCGAATCTTCCACCTTGCTCCTTGCGTGTTCCTCCTCTCCAAATTCTTCTCTAACCCTAAAGTACTGTCTCGATCCCCGCTTCAAAAGGACTCTTTAGGATATATTTATATCAATTAGGGGTTGTATGGGGCAGAACTAATTAATACAATCTCGGATAGGAAAGCTAGAATTCACATCAACTTTCGTGCATCGCGTGACTATAGGGGCGGATTCAACTTTTGAAATTTTTTCATTTTGCGAAGCGATCCGTGCCTTCGCTCCACTTTACTGTTTTGTGCATTCAATTGTCTCCTTTTTCGTGTCCGCTTTCGTGCCATGGGCGAGAATGGACGAGCTCCCGGTTCTTCCACCTTTTTCTTTTTGCAACAAATTGAGATCTTTTGATCAAATATCATCAAAACTCGTTACTACACATAAGAAACACGTAATGAGCATATTTTACTTCAAAAACTTTCGCAACTCACACAAGAAATAATATGCAAATATACTAAAAACATGCACTTTTCATCATTTATCTGCTATGCAATACGGGTGTCCATGAAACTCTAGTAAAGTAGTCCACATTTCGCACGATTGTGAAACACTTTAGTGAATTTTGAAATAAGTTTTTTATAGTTTAATCAAGATAGAAGAGTTATTATTTCCTTATGTATTTCCATATAAAATAATTCTATCTTGGCGACAttacaaataaaaatatttttaattgaaTTAGAGCTTAGATGATTTATAAGATTTTCTTTAAACacgatgaaaaagaaaaagaactttAAAGGAATTTTTTTTACTTATAGATGTGTTAATATACGTGGTTTAATACATGATTCTCTAAGTGTAgcatatatattaaatatatgtatataggtatttatttttatttttttatttgatcctaaaataataaaataatgtaaATCTCTTAATGAAGTCTACAAGCAAGAACAAAAATAGAGTTACGAGTTTATTTTCAATTGAaacgaaaaacaaaaaaaagctGATCGCGGATGACATTAGTTTGCCAAAGCTTGTTAACGATGAAAACTTTGATGGAATGCACTTTGTAGAGGGGATAAAAAGGATATAGTGTCAGAAGGCAAAATTACAGTCAATGCAGGGACTAAACTTACATATTTATGTTAATTGATGGTCAAATTGCTAAGTTAAATAATATGTGGACTAAATAATAATTAGGTAACAATACAAAGACCAAAAATACTATTTTCCATCTAGAATAGTACCCCAACCATGACTTGCGCCATGTAAATAGCCATATCCATATATACTACTAGTTGGCGGGGAAATTTGCGTTTTCACTTTTCTTGAAACCATTTTCCACTTGTGAAGACAAAAATGGAGTGAAATAAACAAATTGGGTTTTAGATAACATTGCTTTTTAAGATGAAATACATAttgaaaatagaagaaaagttCTCATTTCAGTTGAATAAATTTCTCGTTTCATCATTAATGAATAAtaagtattccacaaaataacatacattattttctacaaaaaataaaaactattTATTTATATAGCCATGATTAATAGTAAATCAAACAGACTCGATATGCGTCGTTGTCATCTCAGTTTGTGGACTTTTGTTCTTCTGCTTCTTTGTTTGTCTGAACTCTCCATAAAAGTAAGAAACGAAACCCCAAAGAGAAAGGAAAAGAGCAAGGCCCTTTTCACCTGAAAAATTTTCTCTAAAGAAAACTACAGCTAATACCTCAGTAACAGGAAGTAGAACTGCGATCATAACCCCAGACATCAAAGAAGAAGAGCAGTAAATGACTCCAATGACACCCACAAAGAAGCACTGCCAAACAATGGTAGTCCACACTACTACTGTATAATATCTAGCTTCTCCAAGGTTAAATTGTTTTGCCTCCCTTGATATTGcctgcaaatttcaatcaatttcttAGTCGTTGCTCTTTAAACAGATTGTCTATAGCTAAGACAAAATTGAAACCTTGGAAGTATCTATTTATGATACAAAACTTTTAGGTAAATCTATTCGAATCCAGTATATTACATCCAGCTTTCATATACTTTCTATATGTCTTCAGTCAACCATGTCAAGAGTCTTGATCCCTCTATGTGGGATATGAATAATTTAGGGTTTCTACTGCTAAAGTCAAACTCACAACTCATTACATGCTTTTGTTCTCTCTTGTCATTAAGATCAGAAAACTTTATTggaaatgaaataaggagaaataaatgaaaagagaaaaaaaagaaaaaagaaaaaagaaaataaaagagaggTTTCCAACGAATATAAGAAATCCTAAAAGATGGACTATTGATGTTAGTGAACGCCAATAGATCATCACCTAAAGAGAAGTTGATAGACTGGTCATTTGAAGGCCTTAGGGATCTAATGGTAATTAACACCAAACGAGAGTCGAGAAAAAATATATTACGATCTCTTTTTTAATTTATGTGACATAATTTGTGTCTCGAAATTtcaaaatgaaaataaatttATGAAACTTGGGTTTTAaacatattttataatatttgttttAGACTTTTCAAacttatgattttaaacttgcaTAGCATTGTGTGGTCGTAAAAAATTTCTTATTAAGTGTAAAACTAGTAGTTTAAACATACACACTTTCAACCGTAAAAATGTACTATTATTTTATTTGGACAGACTAAATATAAAAAAGATTTAAATTATTCACCCTTCCACCGTAAAGTTCATTTACATTTCTAACTAGTAATAACACGTCGATTGCTCTTTTACCACGTTatcaataaattataa is drawn from Nicotiana tomentosiformis chromosome 12, ASM39032v3, whole genome shotgun sequence and contains these coding sequences:
- the LOC104095257 gene encoding purine permease 1-like, whose amino-acid sequence is MENQGLSTTMRRILLLINCLILAVGICGGPLMMRLYYVEGGSRVWFSSWLQTAGWPFTLIPLAILYFYRRKTEGINAKYYLITPRIFIASFIIGVVTGLDDFLYSWGGSKLPVSTSSLLLAAQLAFTAVGAFFIVKLKFTPYSINAVVLLTVGVVLLGVRSNGDRPEGVTSKAYILGFMMTLLAAALYGVILPCIELIYLKAKQAITATLVLEIQMVMCFAATAFCTVGMIANNDFQAISREAKQFNLGEARYYTVIVWTTIIWQCFFVGVIGVIYCSSSLMSGVMIAVLLPVTEVLAVVFFRENFSGEKGLALFLSLWGFVSYFYGEFRQTKKEKNKSPKSEMTTMRTESV